In one Desulfoferula mesophila genomic region, the following are encoded:
- a CDS encoding methylenetetrahydrofolate reductase, translating into MKSDSNLEKVLAAGNFAVTGELGPPRGANLQAIKDKASHLKGMVDAVNVTDNQTAVVRMASWAVSLVLKEMGMEPNYQMVCRDRNRLAMQSDILGAAALGINTMLCLSGDHPSFGDHPQAANVHDIDSIQQIQMVANMRDQGRFQGGAEIDTPPRLFVGAAANPFGDPFELRVLRLGKKVAAGADFIQTQCIYNMERFAEYMRQAVDMGLTEKTKLLAGVTPLKSAGMARYMAKKVPGMDVPDEVVKRIADQPKDKQAEEGIKLLCEQIEQLREMPGVAGIHLMAIEWEHRVPEIVERAGLLPRPQV; encoded by the coding sequence ATGAAAAGCGACAGCAATCTGGAAAAAGTCCTTGCAGCGGGCAACTTCGCGGTAACCGGCGAGTTGGGTCCGCCCCGCGGGGCCAACCTGCAGGCCATCAAGGACAAGGCCTCCCACCTCAAGGGCATGGTGGACGCGGTCAACGTGACCGACAACCAGACCGCGGTGGTGCGCATGGCCTCCTGGGCCGTGAGCTTGGTGCTCAAGGAAATGGGCATGGAGCCCAACTACCAGATGGTCTGCCGCGACCGCAACCGCCTGGCCATGCAGTCGGACATTTTGGGCGCCGCCGCTCTGGGCATCAACACCATGCTGTGCCTGTCCGGCGACCACCCCAGCTTCGGCGACCATCCCCAGGCCGCCAACGTGCACGACATCGACTCCATTCAGCAGATCCAGATGGTCGCCAACATGCGCGACCAGGGCCGTTTCCAGGGCGGGGCCGAGATCGACACCCCTCCCCGCCTGTTCGTGGGGGCGGCGGCCAACCCCTTTGGCGATCCTTTCGAGCTTCGGGTTTTGCGCCTGGGCAAGAAGGTCGCGGCCGGGGCTGATTTTATTCAGACACAATGTATTTACAATATGGAGCGTTTCGCGGAATATATGCGTCAGGCGGTCGACATGGGCCTGACCGAGAAAACCAAGCTCCTGGCCGGGGTGACCCCGCTCAAGAGCGCGGGCATGGCCCGTTACATGGCCAAGAAGGTGCCGGGCATGGACGTGCCCGACGAAGTGGTCAAGCGCATTGCCGACCAGCCCAAGGACAAACAGGCAGAGGAAGGCATCAAGCTGCTCTGTGAACAGATAGAGCAACTACGCGAAATGCCCGGCGTGGCCGGTATTCACCTGATGGCTATCGAATGGGAGCATCGGGTACCGGAGATCGTGGAGCGGGCCGGCCTGCTTCCCCGGCCACAGGTCTAA
- a CDS encoding response regulator transcription factor — MADGKYVLVVDDDPDLVESVAMNLEAKGFEVGKAYDGVEGLESVKARRPDVVVLDVMMPRKDGYEVCAQLKSDSAFSGIPVILLTAVGSAVNSTSYTHRDGMTTEADEYIAKPVDLDQLAELVAELA, encoded by the coding sequence ATGGCCGACGGTAAATACGTGTTGGTGGTAGATGACGACCCGGATCTCGTTGAATCGGTAGCCATGAACCTGGAGGCCAAGGGCTTCGAGGTGGGCAAGGCCTACGATGGGGTGGAAGGCCTGGAGAGCGTCAAAGCGCGGCGGCCCGACGTGGTGGTGCTGGACGTGATGATGCCCCGCAAGGACGGCTACGAGGTATGCGCCCAGCTGAAGAGCGACAGCGCTTTCAGCGGTATTCCGGTGATTCTGCTCACGGCGGTGGGGTCGGCGGTTAACTCCACCTCCTATACCCACCGTGACGGGATGACCACCGAGGCCGACGAATACATCGCCAAACCGGTGGATCTGGACCAGCTCGCCGAGCTGGTGGCGGAGCTGGCCTAG
- a CDS encoding PAS domain-containing sensor histidine kinase produces the protein MTEQLPMAEPPSLTLSDSQYRRIFQYLPIPTILLGPDKRVLAVSKSWLQRYGMSQEQVLGHLCYEVYRRGNQPCPASVCRFPAAMQGQQGLFNAHEYQDSRGHWVVEEVHLSPFTDELGKVLGVIESVRDISEAKRLEASLTETNELLGGLLNSMLGVVVAADLEGRVLFVNRNSLPVMGYAPEELMGKTLWDLSPHEELKRLRSILDASDGPVRGVRTHLTKKDGEIVPVVVNLNYIYREGKPIGTLGIIRDQRERAKIERHLSSARMQVVQSDKLAMLGRMAAGVAHELNNPLTGITIYGELVRDQLPPDHPVQPDLQRIIEDAERCRDIVRDLLDYSRQGSIQLESLDLSQLVEEALALTHADSQGWHVEVVTEWYPEPLIIQGDRQLLRQVFINLISNAYDAMEGRGKLTVRTYLDDEGMRCAEVGDSGSGIAPEYLTKVFDPFFTTKPPGQGTGLGLSVVFGVISRHEGKILVKQSGPEGTTFLVRLPAQAPKTLLDFASTMRSDPEDEEIG, from the coding sequence ATGACTGAGCAATTGCCCATGGCCGAGCCGCCAAGCCTTACGCTGAGCGACAGCCAGTACCGGCGCATTTTTCAGTACCTGCCCATTCCCACCATACTTTTGGGCCCGGACAAGCGGGTTCTGGCGGTGAGCAAGAGCTGGTTGCAGCGCTACGGCATGAGCCAGGAACAGGTCTTGGGCCACCTTTGCTATGAGGTCTACCGCCGGGGCAACCAGCCCTGTCCGGCCAGCGTGTGCCGCTTTCCGGCGGCCATGCAGGGCCAGCAAGGCCTGTTCAACGCCCACGAGTATCAGGATTCGCGGGGGCACTGGGTGGTGGAGGAAGTCCACCTCAGCCCCTTTACCGACGAACTGGGCAAGGTGCTGGGGGTCATCGAGTCGGTGCGCGACATCTCCGAGGCCAAGCGCCTGGAGGCCAGCCTCACCGAGACCAACGAGCTTTTGGGGGGGCTGCTCAACTCCATGCTGGGGGTGGTGGTGGCCGCCGACCTGGAGGGCAGGGTCTTGTTCGTCAACCGCAACTCCCTGCCGGTGATGGGTTACGCTCCCGAGGAGCTCATGGGCAAGACCTTGTGGGACCTGAGTCCCCACGAGGAACTCAAACGCCTGCGAAGCATCCTGGACGCCAGCGACGGCCCGGTGCGCGGGGTGCGCACCCACCTGACCAAAAAGGACGGCGAGATCGTCCCGGTGGTGGTGAACCTCAACTATATCTACCGCGAGGGCAAGCCCATCGGCACCCTGGGCATCATCCGGGACCAGCGGGAGCGGGCCAAGATAGAGCGCCACCTCAGCTCGGCGCGCATGCAGGTGGTGCAGTCGGACAAGCTGGCCATGCTGGGGCGCATGGCCGCCGGCGTGGCCCACGAGCTCAACAACCCCCTCACCGGCATCACCATCTACGGCGAACTGGTGCGCGACCAGCTTCCCCCGGACCATCCGGTGCAGCCGGACCTGCAGCGCATCATCGAGGACGCCGAACGTTGCCGCGACATCGTGCGCGACCTGTTGGACTACAGCCGCCAGGGCAGCATCCAACTGGAATCGCTGGACTTGAGCCAGCTGGTGGAGGAGGCGCTGGCCCTGACCCACGCCGACAGCCAGGGATGGCACGTGGAGGTGGTTACCGAGTGGTATCCCGAGCCCCTGATCATCCAGGGCGACCGCCAGCTCTTGCGCCAGGTGTTCATCAACCTGATCTCCAACGCCTATGACGCCATGGAGGGCCGGGGCAAGTTGACGGTGCGCACCTATCTGGACGATGAGGGCATGCGCTGCGCCGAGGTCGGCGACAGCGGCAGCGGCATCGCTCCCGAATACCTGACCAAGGTGTTCGATCCCTTTTTCACCACCAAGCCGCCGGGGCAGGGGACCGGCTTGGGGCTCAGCGTGGTGTTCGGGGTGATCTCGCGCCACGAGGGCAAGATTTTGGTCAAACAATCCGGGCCCGAGGGTACCACCTTTTTGGTGCGCCTGCCGGCCCAGGCGCCCAAGACCCTGCTGGATTTTGCCAGCACCATGCGCAGCGATCCAGAGGACGAGGAGATCGGGTGA
- a CDS encoding ATP-binding protein: protein MSIQITRRILVVDDEERVRLAVQRVLTEAGYEVYLAADGAEGLAMVEKHGPDLVLVDLMMPVMDGMEFLDQARRRYPDLTSVVITGFATLEKAVEAMKQGADDFLAKPFKPQDLRMVVERAFRRADTLQNISIEKSRTRALVAAMRNGVLVVDAGGEIALVNPVLAKLLGKSQEELQGRSCGEALPWPAVCQCLEQALQPIPRELTSDDCRGQVSLGQGDDATYFQVTCAPFYDARRRPMGAVAVFDDITAWRRLDQYKSEFVSTVAHEIVSPLSAVLGQLQNLNKGLLGPLEEPQKELLGRARERLESIAKLSRDLLDLSKIEAGGMGQVSRVQLAPLFQEAVDQLMGRAQAKSQSLELEIDDNLPEVMGVGEELLRVATNLVSNAVKYTPQGGRIRVRAAGGDGEAVLSVQDNGLGIPPEEQEAIFQRFHRVKNADTRQIPGTGLGLAIVKRVVESHDGRLELTSEPGKGSTFTLYLPAAPQ, encoded by the coding sequence GTGAGTATTCAAATAACGCGCCGTATTTTGGTGGTGGACGACGAAGAGCGGGTGCGCCTGGCCGTGCAGCGGGTGCTCACCGAGGCGGGCTACGAGGTGTACCTTGCCGCCGATGGGGCCGAGGGCTTGGCCATGGTGGAAAAGCATGGCCCGGACCTGGTGTTGGTGGATTTGATGATGCCGGTCATGGACGGCATGGAGTTCTTGGATCAGGCCCGCCGCCGCTACCCGGATCTCACCTCGGTGGTCATCACCGGCTTCGCCACCTTGGAAAAGGCGGTGGAGGCTATGAAGCAGGGGGCCGACGACTTCTTGGCCAAGCCCTTCAAGCCCCAAGACTTGCGCATGGTGGTGGAGCGGGCCTTCCGCCGGGCCGACACCCTGCAAAATATTTCCATCGAAAAAAGCCGCACCAGGGCCTTGGTGGCGGCCATGCGCAACGGGGTCCTGGTGGTGGACGCCGGGGGCGAGATCGCCCTGGTCAACCCGGTGCTGGCCAAGCTCCTGGGCAAGTCCCAGGAGGAGTTGCAGGGCCGCTCCTGCGGCGAGGCCCTGCCTTGGCCCGCGGTGTGCCAGTGCCTGGAGCAGGCCCTGCAGCCCATCCCCAGGGAGCTGACCAGCGACGATTGCCGGGGGCAGGTGAGCCTGGGCCAAGGCGACGACGCCACCTATTTCCAGGTGACCTGCGCGCCCTTTTACGACGCCCGGCGCAGGCCCATGGGCGCGGTGGCGGTGTTCGACGACATCACCGCCTGGCGCCGGCTGGACCAATACAAGAGCGAGTTCGTCTCCACCGTGGCCCATGAGATCGTCAGCCCCCTGTCCGCCGTGCTGGGGCAGTTGCAAAACCTGAACAAGGGGCTTTTGGGCCCTTTGGAGGAGCCGCAAAAGGAGCTGCTGGGCCGGGCCCGGGAGCGCCTGGAGTCCATAGCCAAGCTCAGCCGTGACCTGTTGGACCTGTCCAAGATCGAGGCCGGGGGCATGGGCCAGGTGAGCCGGGTGCAATTGGCGCCGCTGTTCCAGGAGGCGGTGGACCAGCTCATGGGCCGGGCCCAGGCCAAGAGCCAGAGCCTGGAGCTGGAGATAGACGACAACCTGCCCGAGGTAATGGGCGTGGGCGAGGAGCTCTTGCGGGTGGCCACCAACTTGGTCAGCAACGCGGTCAAGTACACCCCCCAGGGCGGCCGCATCCGGGTGCGGGCCGCGGGCGGCGACGGCGAAGCGGTTCTGTCGGTGCAGGACAACGGCCTGGGCATCCCCCCCGAGGAGCAGGAGGCCATCTTCCAGCGCTTCCACCGGGTGAAAAACGCCGACACCCGCCAGATACCCGGCACCGGACTGGGCCTGGCCATCGTCAAGCGGGTGGTGGAGAGCCACGACGGCCGGCTGGAGCTGACCAGCGAGCCGGGTAAGGGTTCCACCTTTACCCTTTATCTGCCGGCAGCTCCGCAATAG
- a CDS encoding DUF3786 domain-containing protein: MSPLKSYLDLYKHLPQTNCKKCGMAACLAFAAAAMRGQKLLSACPDLAPQVREELARELGQAADPQEELTRAMAPLKARVAAVDLAAKAGQLGCTHNGKRLVLKCLGKDFTVDPDGSLASQCHVNAWLAEPMLNYVSLGQGKDPLGRWKLLRELPGGEDWHRLFGQRCEKPLQKVIDEHRDLMEWVIDIFGAQAVEEEGSAELRVVLWPLPKLPLLIRYWPPEDGMESTLNLCFDATATDNLPIESIYTLGVGLVTMLEKIALTHDT, from the coding sequence ATGTCCCCCCTCAAGAGCTATCTGGACCTCTACAAGCATCTGCCCCAGACCAATTGCAAGAAATGCGGCATGGCCGCCTGCCTGGCCTTTGCCGCCGCGGCCATGCGGGGGCAAAAGCTCCTGAGCGCCTGCCCGGACCTGGCCCCCCAGGTGCGCGAAGAATTGGCCCGAGAGCTGGGCCAGGCTGCCGACCCCCAGGAAGAGCTGACCCGGGCCATGGCCCCGCTCAAGGCCAGGGTGGCCGCGGTGGATCTGGCCGCCAAGGCAGGCCAGCTGGGCTGCACCCACAACGGCAAGCGCCTGGTGCTCAAGTGTCTGGGCAAGGATTTCACCGTGGATCCGGACGGCTCCCTGGCTTCCCAGTGCCACGTCAACGCCTGGCTGGCCGAGCCCATGCTCAATTACGTGAGCCTGGGCCAAGGCAAGGACCCGCTGGGGCGCTGGAAGCTGCTGCGGGAACTACCCGGGGGCGAGGATTGGCATCGGCTGTTCGGCCAGCGTTGCGAAAAGCCGCTGCAAAAGGTGATCGACGAGCACCGCGACCTGATGGAGTGGGTCATCGACATCTTCGGGGCCCAGGCGGTGGAGGAGGAAGGCTCGGCAGAGCTGAGGGTGGTGCTATGGCCCTTGCCCAAGCTGCCCCTGCTGATCCGCTACTGGCCCCCGGAAGACGGTATGGAATCCACCTTGAACCTGTGCTTTGACGCCACGGCCACCGACAACCTGCCCATTGAGAGCATCTACACCCTGGGGGTGGGGCTGGTTACCATGCTGGAGAAGATTGCACTCACCCATGATACCTAG
- a CDS encoding helix-turn-helix transcriptional regulator, which translates to MSPRPSSAPALTAWEILANLGDSLMIVDRDYRVIWCKEPLMETPGSESEAVGHFCYQIFAGRDTPCTRACPVKPMFAQGRPQAVERHMLTSEGREIWREARAYPILDRRGAVAFAARISFDITHRKKRQSRLEDEVLTLERSLEEMNRFQLGELPFQPQGDASLTKRELEVLRLVAQGLSKPSIAKVLGISQNTVKRHVGNIFNKLGVNDRAQAAVWAARQGLV; encoded by the coding sequence GTGAGCCCCAGACCAAGCTCCGCCCCAGCCCTTACCGCCTGGGAAATCCTGGCCAATTTGGGTGATTCGCTGATGATCGTGGACCGCGATTATCGGGTGATCTGGTGCAAGGAGCCCCTCATGGAGACCCCGGGGTCCGAAAGCGAGGCTGTGGGCCACTTCTGCTATCAGATATTCGCGGGGCGCGACACCCCCTGCACCCGCGCCTGTCCGGTGAAACCCATGTTCGCCCAAGGCCGGCCCCAGGCGGTTGAGCGCCATATGCTCACCAGCGAGGGCCGGGAGATATGGCGCGAGGCCAGGGCCTATCCCATCCTGGACCGCCGGGGAGCGGTGGCCTTTGCCGCCCGCATCAGCTTTGACATCACCCACCGCAAAAAACGCCAGTCCCGCCTGGAAGACGAGGTGTTGACCCTGGAGCGCTCCCTGGAAGAGATGAACCGGTTCCAGTTGGGCGAGCTGCCCTTTCAGCCCCAGGGGGACGCCTCCCTGACCAAACGGGAGCTGGAGGTGCTGCGCCTGGTGGCCCAGGGTTTGTCCAAGCCCAGTATCGCCAAGGTGCTGGGCATCAGCCAGAACACGGTGAAGCGTCACGTGGGTAACATCTTCAACAAGCTGGGGGTCAACGACCGGGCGCAAGCGGCAGTGTGGGCCGCCAGGCAGGGATTGGTCTAA
- a CDS encoding TVP38/TMEM64 family protein has product MLDEQSLERWAAAMRELPLAPLAALAVFFVGGLVMLPVVLLIGAMGMIFGPWLGAVYALGGALSSALAAYGLGLVAGHYTLDRFSGGKAGRLSSELADHGVATIVVLRLLPVAPFTLINLVAGASRFRLGCFAVGTLLGMIPVVLAITVFAHRLGHIWREPDLEHFAVAGGALLALGLAVWLCRRLHTRARHPLA; this is encoded by the coding sequence ATGCTGGACGAGCAAAGCCTGGAGCGCTGGGCCGCCGCCATGCGCGAGTTGCCCCTGGCTCCCCTGGCCGCCCTGGCGGTTTTTTTCGTGGGCGGCCTGGTGATGCTGCCGGTGGTTTTGCTCATCGGGGCCATGGGTATGATCTTCGGCCCCTGGCTGGGCGCGGTCTACGCCTTGGGCGGGGCCCTGTCCAGCGCCCTGGCGGCCTATGGCCTGGGATTGGTCGCCGGCCATTATACCTTGGACAGGTTTTCCGGCGGCAAGGCCGGCCGGTTGAGCAGCGAATTGGCCGACCACGGGGTGGCCACCATCGTCGTCCTGCGCCTTTTGCCGGTGGCCCCCTTCACCCTGATCAACCTGGTGGCGGGCGCTTCGCGCTTCCGTCTAGGATGCTTCGCCGTGGGAACCCTCTTGGGCATGATCCCGGTGGTTCTGGCCATCACCGTGTTCGCCCATCGCCTAGGCCACATCTGGCGCGAGCCCGACTTGGAGCACTTCGCCGTGGCCGGGGGAGCGCTTCTGGCCCTCGGCCTGGCGGTTTGGTTGTGCAGGCGTCTGCACACGCGCGCACGCCACCCCCTGGCCTAA
- a CDS encoding urease accessory protein UreH domain-containing protein, with amino-acid sequence MELQVLLGTALSIGFIHTLIGPDHYLPFILIGRARGWSLGKVIHLTFWCGIGHVLSSVVLGVLGVALGVAVGLLEGVETLRGDIASWLLIGFGVAYAAWGLRLGLRSSEHQHPHPHPHEHPHEADPDPGHPHESDHGHGHDPAQVHTHQHQHSHSHLGRHVHLHGDPKTVTPWALFIIFVLGPCEPLIPLLMYPAAQGSWWDLLWVTCAFGVVTVGTMVAVVFLISKGLLHLDLGWMERYVHALAGVIIALSGLSIKLLGL; translated from the coding sequence ATGGAATTACAGGTGCTATTGGGAACCGCCCTGTCGATCGGCTTCATACACACGCTCATCGGGCCGGATCATTATTTGCCGTTCATCCTCATCGGACGGGCCCGGGGGTGGTCCCTCGGCAAGGTGATCCACCTCACCTTTTGGTGCGGCATCGGCCACGTGCTGAGCTCCGTGGTCCTGGGGGTGCTGGGGGTGGCTTTGGGCGTCGCGGTGGGCCTGTTGGAAGGCGTGGAAACCCTGCGCGGCGACATCGCCTCCTGGCTGCTCATCGGCTTCGGGGTGGCCTACGCCGCCTGGGGCTTGCGCCTGGGCCTGCGCTCCAGCGAGCACCAGCATCCCCACCCCCATCCCCACGAGCACCCCCACGAGGCCGATCCGGACCCGGGGCATCCCCACGAGAGCGACCACGGCCACGGCCACGACCCCGCGCAGGTGCACACCCACCAGCACCAGCACTCCCACAGCCATCTGGGCCGCCACGTGCACCTGCACGGCGACCCCAAGACGGTGACTCCCTGGGCCCTGTTCATCATCTTCGTGCTGGGGCCCTGCGAACCGCTGATCCCCCTGCTGATGTACCCGGCCGCCCAGGGTTCCTGGTGGGACCTGCTGTGGGTCACCTGCGCCTTCGGGGTGGTCACCGTGGGCACCATGGTGGCGGTGGTGTTTTTGATCTCCAAGGGCCTGCTGCACCTGGACCTGGGCTGGATGGAGCGCTACGTGCACGCCCTGGCCGGGGTGATCATCGCCCTGTCGGGCCTGTCCATCAAGCTCCTGGGTCTGTAG
- the larA gene encoding nickel-dependent lactate racemase — translation MPSVAIPCGRHEITLELPGGVHLLSGRELPVLADPAAEVAGALASPQSGPPLTELARGKKSACVVISDITRPVPNRLLLPPLLETLLAAGVPREGITLLIATGMHRPNLGTELEELLGPEIAAAWPVVNHDCRDDASLEVVDTIEGQPIAVNRRYLAAELKIVTGLIEPHPFAGYSGGGKSILPGISALKTMHFMHSYRMIAHPGLRAGVLADNPFQEQVGRVARAAGLDFMLNVVIDRSRRLLGVFAGSFPQAHHLGCALAASHTVVSVDEPFDLVITSGGGHPLDETLYQASKGLLAARGIVWPGGTVLWVTNCAQGLGGEEFCRMVRACGTLQGFKERHADPANFVIDQWGAQAYFQCMEHPGRVLVYAPGLTAEEARSFGLEWVEDLPATVGELCASHRRVAVMPEGPYLNPLLGGGTTDPGA, via the coding sequence ATGCCCAGCGTTGCCATACCCTGCGGCCGCCACGAAATCACCCTGGAGTTGCCGGGGGGCGTCCATTTACTCTCCGGGCGGGAGCTGCCCGTCCTGGCCGACCCGGCCGCCGAGGTGGCCGGGGCCTTGGCCAGTCCCCAGAGCGGGCCGCCCCTGACCGAGCTTGCCCGAGGCAAGAAAAGCGCCTGCGTGGTGATCAGCGACATAACCCGCCCGGTGCCCAACCGCCTGCTGCTGCCTCCCCTGCTGGAGACTTTGCTGGCCGCCGGGGTGCCCCGCGAGGGCATCACCCTGCTTATCGCCACGGGCATGCACCGGCCCAATCTGGGAACCGAGCTGGAGGAGCTGCTGGGGCCGGAGATAGCCGCCGCCTGGCCGGTGGTAAACCACGACTGCCGCGACGATGCCTCCCTGGAGGTGGTGGACACCATCGAAGGCCAGCCCATCGCGGTGAACCGGCGTTATTTGGCGGCCGAGCTGAAAATAGTCACCGGGCTCATCGAGCCCCACCCCTTTGCCGGCTACTCCGGGGGAGGCAAGTCGATCCTGCCGGGCATATCGGCCCTCAAGACCATGCACTTCATGCACTCCTACCGCATGATCGCCCACCCCGGCCTGCGGGCTGGGGTGCTGGCCGACAACCCCTTTCAGGAGCAGGTGGGCCGGGTGGCCCGGGCCGCGGGCCTGGACTTCATGCTCAACGTGGTCATAGACCGTAGCCGCCGTCTTTTGGGGGTGTTCGCCGGGAGCTTTCCCCAGGCCCACCATTTGGGCTGCGCCCTGGCCGCCAGCCATACGGTGGTGTCGGTGGACGAGCCCTTTGACCTGGTGATCACCAGCGGAGGGGGCCATCCCCTGGACGAAACCCTGTACCAGGCCTCCAAGGGCCTGTTGGCGGCCAGGGGCATCGTCTGGCCCGGCGGCACGGTGCTGTGGGTGACCAATTGCGCCCAGGGACTGGGTGGCGAGGAATTTTGCCGCATGGTGCGCGCGTGCGGCACGCTCCAGGGATTCAAGGAGCGTCACGCCGATCCGGCCAACTTCGTCATCGACCAATGGGGAGCCCAGGCCTATTTCCAGTGCATGGAACATCCGGGGCGAGTGCTGGTCTACGCCCCCGGCCTAACGGCCGAGGAGGCCCGTTCCTTTGGCCTGGAGTGGGTGGAGGATCTGCCGGCCACGGTAGGCGAGCTGTGCGCTTCCCACCGCCGGGTGGCGGTGATGCCCGAGGGCCCCTATCTGAACCCCTTGCTGGGCGGTGGGACTACAGACCCAGGAGCTTGA